The genomic segment TCTGATGGCTAAATCATTTTCTGTAAGTAAATGTCCTTTTACCACTGGAATTTTTCCTTCATCTATTAATTGGTAATATTTGTCAATTTTCTTTTCATTTTGAGCAAATGCTGTCCAAGAATCAGAAATTGAGGAAACTCCAAGACCAATCATTACATCCGTTTTGGAATCTGAATATCCCATAAAATTTCGATGCATTTTACCATTTACCACAGCTTTATAGAGTTCATCATGAGGGAGGGAGAAATGATCAATTCCAATTTCTAAATAACCAGCGGCTAATAATTGCTCTTTTGCGTACTCATAAAGTGCTCTTTTTTCGTTGTCTCTTGGAATATCTTCTTCTTTAAATCCTCTTTGCCCATTTCCTTTTATCCAGGGAACGTGTGCATAGGAGTAGAGAGCAATTCTATCAGGTCTTAGATTTAAAGTGTTTTCAATAGTCAATATTATAGAAGACATTTTTTGAAAGGGTAGTCCATAAACAAGATCATGACAAATAGATTTAAAGCCTAATTTTCTAGATTCTTCTGTAACCCTCACCACATTTTCTAGAGGTTGTATTCTATTGATGGCTTTTTGGACGATAGGATCATAATCTTGAATTCCAAAACTTATTCTGGAGAATCCAAAATCGGCTAACACTTGAAGATGTTCTAAGGTTGTATTGTTTGGGTGTCCTTCTAAACTCCATTTTGCATTTGTAGGAACAGTGGCAGTTTCGATGATTTTACTCACCAGTTTTTTAAGATTTTTGGGAGCAAAAAAAGTAGGGGTTCCACCACCAAAATGAAATTCCTGAATCACAGGTTTTTCTGGTAAGAAATCCAAATACATTTGCCACTCTTTAAGAAGGTATTTAATGTATTTATCTTCAACACTATGATTTTTTGTAATTCTTTTATGACATCCACAAAAAGTACAAAGACTTTCACAAAAAGGCATGTGAATGTATAAACTAATTCCTTCATCAGAATTGGTAAGTTCAAAAGTCTTTTTTAAGCGATCTTTCCATCCTTCTCTACTAAAATGATCCATATCCCAAAAGGGAACAGTAGGGTAGCTGGTATATCTAGGACCTTGTACATTGTACTTTTTGATTAAATCTTCCGCCATATTGTTTCTTGTTGTTGCTACAAATTTATGGTGTTTTATGGAGATAGCATTAAATAAGTGTAAGCTACTTTAAGTAATTTAACTCTTTATTCGCTTCCTTAGCTTTTTTTGATCCGCTTAGAAAGGGGATTGTAAAGGAATTCTCGATACAATTTTTGATTCCATTGCATTTCATCAAAAACCACTCGAATTGACAAAAGTGATACAATTTTTATATATCTGTCAGTTCGAGTGATTTCTTTGGAGAGCAACGGAAAAGAGTTCTCGATACAATTTTTGATTCCATTGCATTTCATCAAAAACCACTCGAACTGACAAAAGTGATACAATTTTTATATATCTGTCAGTTCAGCCTGTCCCGACCCATCGGGAAGTGATTTCTTTGGAGAGCAACGGAAAAGAAATTGTATCGAGAACACCATCTAATAGAAAAAAGTCTTTAAGAAGCTAGTTTGAAAAGGGATATGGTGTTTTTGTTTTGGGTGAGACAAATAGAAGGCTTACAATAGAAACAAATTTGACTATATTTACGAGTTCTAATAAGAAACAAAATGGATTTACACTTGATTGATTGGGCAATTATTATTGCGTTATTATTATTAAGCCTTTTGATTGGTTTTGCATTTAAAAAACGTGCTTCAAAGGGATTTGAAAGTTTTATCCTTGGGGGGCGTAAATTCCCTTGGTTTTTGGCGGGAATTTCTATGGTGGCAACTACTTTTGCAGCCGATACTCCATTGGTTGTTGTAGAATTAGTTGCTCAAAATGGAATTTCAGGAAACTGGATTTGGTGGGCAGGACTTATTGGAGGAATGTTTACTACTTTTTTCTTTGCCTCGCTTTGGAGACGTTCGGGTGTACTTACAGAAGTAGAACTTATCGAGTTAAGGTATGGAGGTAGAAATGCTTCTATTTTACGAGGAGTAAAAGCTGTTTATCTGGGATTAATAATGAATGTGGCAGTTATTGCATGGGTCAATAATGCGATGGTTACCATTCTGCAAGTATTTTTTGAGGTAGATACCACGCAAATTTGGTGGATTTTAATGGCGTTAATGCTGTTTGCTTCATTTTATTCTTCTTTAGGAGGATTATGGGGAATTGCTGTAACAGATGCTGTTCAGTTTGTATTTGCCATGGTTGCCTCGGTGGTTTTAGCCTATTTTGTATTAGATACCGAGCAAGTGGGAGGTTTATCTGGTTTAGTAAATCAATTGCCAAGTCAGCATCTTTCATTTTTTCCAAAGGTGAGTTCAGTCTCCGATGTAGGATTTAGTATTTCTCTGGGAGCCTTTATTGCCTTTGTAGGTGTGCAGTGGTGGAGTTCTTGGTATCCAGGAGCCGAACCAGGTGGTGGAGGATACGTTGCCCAAAGAATGATGAGTACTAAAACCGAAAAAGATTCTGTTTTGGCTACTTTATTGTTTCAAGTGGCACATTATGCTCTAAGACCTTGGCCTTGGATTCTTGTAGCTCTATCAGGTTTTGTGCTCTATCC from the Flavobacteriales bacterium genome contains:
- the hemN gene encoding oxygen-independent coproporphyrinogen III oxidase, with product MAEDLIKKYNVQGPRYTSYPTVPFWDMDHFSREGWKDRLKKTFELTNSDEGISLYIHMPFCESLCTFCGCHKRITKNHSVEDKYIKYLLKEWQMYLDFLPEKPVIQEFHFGGGTPTFFAPKNLKKLVSKIIETATVPTNAKWSLEGHPNNTTLEHLQVLADFGFSRISFGIQDYDPIVQKAINRIQPLENVVRVTEESRKLGFKSICHDLVYGLPFQKMSSIILTIENTLNLRPDRIALYSYAHVPWIKGNGQRGFKEEDIPRDNEKRALYEYAKEQLLAAGYLEIGIDHFSLPHDELYKAVVNGKMHRNFMGYSDSKTDVMIGLGVSSISDSWTAFAQNEKKIDKYYQLIDEGKIPVVKGHLLTENDLAIRKHILNLMCFLETEKTDGHLIDWKQVETDLEEMEKDGLVCFEKNKITITQKGSPFIRNVAMTMDEYLHKMNPEVKIFSQTI
- a CDS encoding Na+:solute symporter, with translation MDLHLIDWAIIIALLLLSLLIGFAFKKRASKGFESFILGGRKFPWFLAGISMVATTFAADTPLVVVELVAQNGISGNWIWWAGLIGGMFTTFFFASLWRRSGVLTEVELIELRYGGRNASILRGVKAVYLGLIMNVAVIAWVNNAMVTILQVFFEVDTTQIWWILMALMLFASFYSSLGGLWGIAVTDAVQFVFAMVASVVLAYFVLDTEQVGGLSGLVNQLPSQHLSFFPKVSSVSDVGFSISLGAFIAFVGVQWWSSWYPGAEPGGGGYVAQRMMSTKTEKDSVLATLLFQVAHYALRPWPWILVALSGFVLYPELMETAPKKVYVLAMKNYLPVGFKGLLLASFLAAYLSTISTQLNWGASFLSNDFYKRFIRPAASSKDLVKNARIMTVLLAVLGGIISMYITTISDVWVFVLECGAGLGFILILRWYWWRISATTEIIATVAPFLFYSISRFWLEPMNTTFFVDQKGTFFITVLGTVLVSLISILFTKPEKRGVLENFYHKVQPSGFWGEIGGNSFQGLGFNVLAWISGVLFVYSSLFSVGYFLFNDMDAFKVSIAILIGSLIIFSFAFKRIKL